A genome region from Brachymonas denitrificans includes the following:
- a CDS encoding chloride channel protein, with protein sequence MSDPQHPIEPDIWQNMRRELSHGRLWVDRAIVLSYAALAGLSVVVFTWLTDIGFAWFLGMYHGAWWTVLIWTPLCTMGIVWVTQRWFAKAAGSGIPQVMVALEPALPATQRSIFVSLKLSIAKIVLASAGVMAGLSVGREGPSVQVAAGVMLHARRWLRNDTDLGVHALLVAGGAGGLAATFNAPLAGVVFALEELGRKMPARSSGLIIAVIVLAGLVGITFFGNNHFLGTIKVPPLGLSILLPGLMVTLVCGLLGGLFARLMTLALTGTGWSLNRWRKRHPLRFAGVLGLIIAILGLATNGQTFGGGAESVRELLAQQQEPSPLFVPFKFLSTWLTAWSGVPGGIFAPSLAVGAGVGYDVAQYSGNMPLMAPLVAMGMTAFLAAVTQAPLTAFIIVMEMVDGGAMVLSLMASAMVASIVSRSISRPLYPALASAMYGALQSPAAAAPVPKATDTTDPAPDRAASVAAAHQAEAATPETATNPPLRTTLEAAGDDPRHPASPEPPTAEQRQPPTAPPVKGPDSQPDLFP encoded by the coding sequence ATGTCCGATCCGCAGCACCCCATCGAACCCGATATCTGGCAGAACATGCGCCGCGAGCTGTCGCATGGGCGGCTGTGGGTGGACCGGGCCATCGTGCTCTCGTACGCGGCGCTGGCGGGCCTCAGCGTGGTGGTGTTCACCTGGCTGACGGATATCGGCTTTGCCTGGTTTCTCGGCATGTACCACGGTGCCTGGTGGACAGTGCTGATCTGGACGCCGCTGTGCACCATGGGCATTGTCTGGGTCACGCAGCGCTGGTTTGCCAAGGCGGCAGGCTCGGGCATTCCGCAGGTGATGGTGGCGCTGGAGCCGGCCCTGCCTGCCACGCAGCGCAGCATCTTCGTTTCGCTCAAGCTCTCCATTGCCAAGATCGTGCTGGCCTCGGCCGGGGTGATGGCGGGCCTGTCCGTCGGGCGTGAAGGCCCTTCGGTGCAGGTGGCGGCCGGCGTGATGCTGCATGCGCGGCGCTGGCTGCGCAACGATACCGATCTGGGCGTGCATGCGCTGCTGGTGGCCGGCGGCGCCGGGGGTCTAGCCGCCACCTTCAATGCGCCGCTGGCCGGCGTGGTGTTCGCGCTGGAAGAGCTGGGCCGAAAGATGCCGGCGCGCAGCAGCGGTCTGATCATTGCGGTGATCGTGCTGGCCGGTCTGGTCGGCATCACCTTCTTCGGCAACAACCATTTTCTCGGCACTATCAAGGTGCCGCCGCTGGGTCTGTCCATCCTGCTGCCGGGGCTGATGGTGACGCTGGTGTGCGGGCTGCTGGGCGGGCTGTTTGCGCGCCTGATGACGCTGGCGCTGACGGGCACCGGCTGGTCGCTGAACCGCTGGCGCAAGCGGCATCCGCTGCGTTTTGCCGGGGTGCTGGGCCTGATCATCGCGATCCTGGGTCTGGCCACCAACGGGCAGACCTTCGGCGGCGGTGCCGAGTCGGTGCGCGAACTGCTGGCGCAGCAGCAGGAGCCGTCGCCGCTGTTCGTGCCGTTCAAGTTCCTGTCCACCTGGCTCACGGCCTGGTCCGGGGTGCCGGGCGGCATCTTTGCGCCCAGCCTGGCCGTGGGTGCCGGCGTCGGCTATGACGTGGCCCAATACAGCGGCAACATGCCGCTGATGGCACCGCTGGTGGCCATGGGCATGACGGCCTTCCTCGCCGCGGTGACGCAGGCGCCGCTCACCGCCTTCATCATCGTGATGGAAATGGTGGACGGCGGCGCCATGGTACTGAGCCTGATGGCCTCAGCCATGGTGGCCAGCATCGTGTCGCGCAGCATCAGCCGGCCGCTGTATCCGGCGCTGGCCAGTGCCATGTACGGGGCACTGCAGTCGCCGGCCGCAGCGGCCCCTGTACCGAAGGCCACCGACACCACGGATCCCGCTCCGGACCGCGCGGCCAGTGTGGCCGCAGCACATCAGGCCGAAGCAGCCACGCCCGAAACCGCCACCAATCCCCCGTTGCGCACTACACTCGAAGCAGCAGGGGACGACCCCCGGCATCCGGCCAGCCCCGAGCCGCCCACGGCGGAGCAGCGGCAGCCGCCTACCGCACCGCCCGTGAAGGGGCCTGATTCACAGCCGGACTTGTTCCCATGA
- the trkA gene encoding Trk system potassium transporter TrkA, translating into MKIIILGAGRVGESVAEHLVSERNDITVIDNDPELLGKLQERFDLRGILGDGSQPSVLADAGADDADLLLACAADDAVNLTVCKTAFMRFHTPHRIARLRSTEWSKHMELLGEDGFAVSNVICPEASVTRYIQKLVEYPEAMQVRDFAHGMASMVSVRATAGAPMVGQPIRRFSELLPDASMHVMAIYRRFANEPDRFVPCRPDSVILPGDEVFFFVARDDIRAVLKSVHSTSPPVRRVVIAGGGNVGLHLARVLQKHVHLKLIDSNRARCEYLATQLDESVLILHGDSTDEDLLSDENIHEVDFFVASTNDDENNIMGGLLAKQLGATRVLSLVNRRSYADLVHGTQIDIALAPAQAMMGELLTHIRQGDVYAVHSARRGNAEAIELAAHGDRRTSRVVGRTVGQIPMPEDVRIGLIVRGLPDLHTGRPDDDASAVNDPDSAYAPFVLSVTDDTVIQPGDHVLLFVPHRRLVPAVEKLFRVKPTFF; encoded by the coding sequence ATGAAAATCATCATTCTCGGCGCCGGGCGCGTCGGCGAGAGCGTGGCCGAGCACCTGGTCTCGGAACGCAACGACATCACCGTGATCGACAACGATCCGGAACTGCTGGGCAAGCTGCAGGAGCGCTTCGACCTGCGCGGCATTCTGGGCGACGGTTCGCAGCCCTCGGTGCTGGCCGATGCCGGCGCCGACGATGCCGACCTGCTGCTGGCCTGTGCGGCCGACGATGCCGTCAACCTGACGGTGTGCAAGACCGCCTTCATGCGCTTTCATACGCCGCACCGCATCGCGCGGCTGCGCTCGACCGAGTGGTCCAAGCACATGGAACTGCTGGGCGAAGACGGCTTTGCCGTGAGCAACGTGATCTGCCCCGAAGCCTCGGTGACGCGCTATATCCAGAAGCTGGTGGAATATCCCGAGGCGATGCAGGTGCGCGATTTTGCGCATGGCATGGCCTCCATGGTGTCGGTGCGCGCCACCGCAGGGGCGCCCATGGTGGGCCAGCCCATCCGCCGTTTTTCCGAGCTGCTGCCCGACGCCAGCATGCACGTGATGGCGATCTACCGCCGCTTTGCCAACGAGCCCGACCGCTTCGTGCCCTGCAGGCCCGACAGCGTGATCCTGCCGGGGGACGAGGTGTTCTTCTTCGTGGCGCGCGACGACATCCGAGCCGTGCTCAAGTCGGTCCACAGCACCAGCCCGCCGGTGCGCCGCGTGGTGATTGCCGGCGGCGGCAACGTGGGCCTGCACCTGGCGCGCGTGCTGCAGAAGCACGTGCACCTCAAGCTGATCGACAGCAACCGCGCGCGCTGCGAATACCTGGCCACGCAGCTGGACGAATCGGTACTGATCCTGCACGGCGACAGCACCGACGAGGACCTGCTGAGCGACGAGAACATCCACGAGGTGGATTTCTTCGTGGCCTCGACCAACGACGACGAGAACAACATCATGGGCGGCCTGCTGGCCAAGCAGCTGGGCGCCACGCGCGTGCTCTCGCTGGTGAACCGGCGCAGCTACGCCGACCTGGTACACGGCACGCAGATCGACATTGCCCTGGCGCCGGCGCAGGCCATGATGGGCGAACTGCTGACCCATATCCGCCAGGGCGATGTGTATGCCGTGCACAGCGCGCGCCGCGGCAATGCCGAGGCGATCGAGCTGGCGGCCCATGGCGACCGCCGCACCTCGCGCGTGGTGGGCCGCACCGTGGGCCAGATCCCCATGCCGGAGGATGTACGCATCGGCCTGATCGTGCGCGGCCTGCCCGACCTGCACACCGGCCGGCCGGACGACGATGCCTCCGCCGTGAACGACCCGGACAGCGCATACGCGCCCTTCGTGCTGTCCGTGACGGATGACACCGTGATCCAGCCCGGCGACCATGTGCTGCTGTTCGTGCCGCACCGCCGTCTGGTGCCCGCCGTGGAAAAGCTGTTCCGGGTGAAGCCGACCTTCTTCTGA
- a CDS encoding TrkH family potassium uptake protein, whose product MRDVLPVLRLLGMLIMFFSGAMLLPVGASALFDDGLLWVHMQAVSLTWLSGGALWLATRSASDELQPRHGVLLVVLTWSMLPLFATLPLLLGMQALGQPMSFTHAFYEATSGLTTTGGTVMSGVDKLPVSINLWRCFLQWLGGMGILILVVAVLPFLGMGGSQLFRAESPGPMKETKLTPRIAETAKGLWLVYATISVLCAFGYWLAGMTPVDAVLHMFTTVSLGGLTPHDASFAYFDSAAIETVAIITMLVCSANFALYFSSISKKRSDIIWKNPELRITLICLVGGGLLVSFVIWLEGHYEPLKALRYGMFHTVSIATTTGYGTTNFELWPPFAPMFMLLLSSFATSAGSTGGGIKTLRVLVLFQQARHELKRMVHPRLVQPPRIGQNRIPDHIVRAVVAYTVLYVATVLVMTLLMLASELDLVSAFAATLASINCTGLGLAKVGPTSNYAALTDFQIWVCSAGMILGRLELLSFFALLLPSYWKR is encoded by the coding sequence ATGCGCGATGTACTTCCTGTCCTGCGGCTGCTTGGCATGCTGATCATGTTCTTCTCGGGCGCCATGCTGCTGCCCGTGGGTGCCTCTGCCCTGTTCGACGACGGATTGCTGTGGGTGCACATGCAGGCGGTCAGTCTGACCTGGCTGTCGGGGGGCGCTCTCTGGCTGGCGACGCGCTCGGCCAGCGACGAACTGCAGCCGCGCCACGGCGTGCTGCTGGTGGTGCTGACCTGGAGCATGCTGCCGCTGTTCGCCACGCTGCCGCTGCTGCTCGGCATGCAGGCGCTGGGCCAGCCCATGTCGTTCACGCATGCGTTCTACGAAGCCACGTCGGGGCTGACCACCACCGGCGGCACGGTGATGTCGGGGGTGGACAAGCTGCCCGTTTCCATCAACCTGTGGCGTTGCTTCCTGCAGTGGCTGGGCGGCATGGGCATCCTGATTCTGGTGGTGGCGGTGCTGCCCTTCCTGGGCATGGGCGGCAGCCAGCTGTTCCGCGCCGAGTCGCCCGGGCCGATGAAGGAAACCAAGCTCACGCCGCGCATCGCCGAAACGGCCAAGGGCCTGTGGCTGGTGTATGCCACCATCTCGGTGCTGTGCGCCTTCGGCTACTGGCTGGCAGGCATGACACCGGTGGATGCGGTGCTGCACATGTTCACCACCGTGAGTCTGGGCGGGCTGACGCCGCATGATGCGAGCTTTGCCTACTTCGACTCGGCCGCGATCGAGACCGTGGCCATCATCACCATGCTGGTGTGCAGCGCCAACTTTGCGCTGTATTTCTCCTCCATCAGCAAGAAGCGCAGCGACATCATCTGGAAGAACCCCGAGCTGCGCATCACGCTGATCTGCCTGGTCGGCGGCGGCCTGCTGGTGTCCTTCGTGATCTGGCTGGAGGGGCATTACGAGCCGCTCAAGGCGCTGCGCTACGGCATGTTCCACACCGTGTCGATCGCCACCACCACCGGCTATGGCACCACCAACTTCGAGCTGTGGCCGCCGTTTGCGCCGATGTTCATGCTGCTGCTGTCGAGCTTCGCCACCAGCGCCGGATCGACCGGAGGCGGCATCAAGACGCTGCGTGTGCTGGTGCTGTTCCAGCAGGCGCGGCACGAGTTGAAGCGCATGGTGCACCCGCGTCTGGTGCAGCCGCCGCGCATCGGGCAGAACCGCATTCCCGACCATATCGTGCGCGCCGTGGTGGCCTACACCGTGCTGTACGTGGCCACGGTGCTGGTCATGACGCTGCTGATGCTGGCCAGCGAACTGGATCTGGTGTCGGCCTTTGCCGCCACGCTGGCGAGCATCAACTGTACCGGGCTGGGACTGGCCAAGGTGGGGCCGACCTCCAACTACGCGGCGCTGACCGACTTCCAGATCTGGGTCTGCAGCGCCGGCATGATCCTGGGGCGGCTGGAGCTGCTGAGCTTCTTCGCGCTGCTGCTGCCCTCCTACTGGAAGCGCTGA
- the gshA gene encoding glutamate--cysteine ligase, translating to MVPHLVTALTGPINELEQRIIDSMPATERWFRLEWMEHTPPFYCSVDIRNAGFKLAPVDTNLYPDGWNNLSEPMLPLAVQAAMAAIEKICPEARNLLLIPENHRQNNTFYLCNIEQLVRIFRMAGLNVRVGSIDPDIKEPTEIALPNGGSVLLEPVIRSERRLGLKGFDPCTILVNNDLSSGAPGILEDLHEQYLLPPLHAGWHVRLKSRHFASYEEVTKRFSKMLGIDPWLINPMYNQCGEVDFASSTGLDCLRNNADALLGRIRRKYKEYGIQEKPFVVVKADNGTSGLGITTVRDMHDLDVLEERVRKTVPLRQGGQPISNVIIQEGILTHERINDAVAEPVVYMLDRYVVGGFYRVHAHRGIDENLNAPGARYVPLAFDDSNLLPEPGKKPGASAPNRFYMYGVVARLAMLAASYELEATDPMLEELG from the coding sequence ATGGTTCCCCACCTCGTGACTGCCCTGACCGGCCCCATCAACGAGCTAGAGCAACGCATCATCGACTCCATGCCGGCCACCGAGCGCTGGTTCCGCCTGGAGTGGATGGAGCATACCCCGCCGTTCTACTGTTCGGTGGATATCCGCAATGCCGGCTTCAAGCTGGCGCCGGTGGACACCAATCTGTACCCCGACGGCTGGAACAACCTGAGCGAGCCGATGCTGCCGCTGGCCGTGCAGGCGGCCATGGCGGCGATCGAGAAGATCTGCCCCGAAGCGCGCAACCTGCTGCTGATTCCGGAGAACCACCGCCAGAACAACACCTTCTATCTGTGCAACATCGAGCAGCTGGTGCGGATTTTCCGCATGGCTGGGCTGAACGTGCGCGTGGGCTCTATCGACCCGGACATCAAGGAGCCGACCGAGATTGCCCTGCCCAACGGCGGCAGCGTGCTGCTCGAGCCGGTGATCCGCAGCGAGCGCCGGCTGGGGCTGAAGGGCTTCGACCCCTGCACCATTCTGGTCAACAACGACCTGAGCAGCGGTGCCCCGGGCATCCTCGAAGACCTGCACGAGCAGTACCTGCTGCCGCCGCTGCACGCCGGCTGGCATGTGCGCCTGAAGAGCCGGCATTTTGCCAGCTACGAGGAAGTGACCAAGCGCTTCAGCAAGATGCTGGGCATCGACCCCTGGCTGATCAATCCCATGTACAACCAGTGCGGCGAGGTGGATTTTGCCAGCAGCACCGGGCTGGACTGCCTGCGCAACAATGCCGATGCGCTGCTGGGCCGCATCCGGCGCAAGTACAAGGAATACGGCATCCAGGAAAAGCCCTTCGTGGTGGTGAAGGCCGACAACGGCACCTCCGGCCTGGGCATCACCACGGTGCGCGACATGCACGACCTGGATGTGCTGGAAGAGCGCGTGCGCAAGACGGTGCCGCTGCGCCAGGGCGGCCAGCCGATCAGCAACGTGATCATCCAGGAAGGCATCCTGACGCACGAGCGCATCAACGATGCCGTGGCCGAGCCGGTGGTGTACATGCTGGACCGCTACGTGGTGGGCGGCTTCTACCGCGTGCATGCGCACCGCGGCATCGACGAGAACCTGAACGCGCCCGGCGCACGCTACGTGCCGCTGGCGTTCGACGACAGCAACCTGCTGCCGGAGCCGGGCAAGAAACCCGGTGCCAGCGCACCCAACCGCTTCTACATGTACGGCGTGGTGGCGCGGCTGGCGATGCTGGCGGCCAGTTACGAGCTGGAAGCCACCGATCCCATGCTCGAGGAGCTGGGCTGA
- a CDS encoding cation-translocating P-type ATPase yields the protein MPTDAQTPAPADPPLRQDDPSLLPADAVLQHAGTDCERGLDSAEAARRLEQDGPNALATVAPVPGWRRFLQQFHDPLIYLLLAAILITLGAWAIEGYQGWPVDAVVIAAVVLVNALIGYVQEAKAENAAAALARMTEVTAGVLRDGAVTRVPSQQLVKGDILVLAEGDAVGADARLLQANALRVQEASLTGESEAVLKDAAVLQAPTSLGDRLNMVYKGTAVAGGTGLAVVTATGMDTEMGAIAHMLATGKEDDTPLQKEVRYIGRMLGIAVIVIAVAVIGTLLWVGHVDSLQGVVTALLFGVSLAVAAVPEGLPAILSLVLALGVQRMAEHKAIVKKLSSVETLGSASVICTDKTGTLTKSEMTVERVISASGESHVTGVGYTPDGQIQHAGAVLEQGPLHSEHRAVLTGGSLASNATLRDCGEGIWEIQGDPTEAALLVAERKLGVEGARSGRFERVAEIPFDSERKLMSVIVRDKQHDHILLVTKGAPDVLLQRCTHQRVGNEVQPLDDGAVEQAQRDIEAMSGDALRTLAVGYRVLPGDAAAQPSPELEQDLVLAGMVGIIDPPRPEAAQAIAEARAAGVRVIMITGDHPRTAQRIATDLGIIEAGETVLTGDALDELLSLGDAAIAKAVRSTSVYARVAPEHKLRIVQALQADGHIVAMTGDGVNDAPALKSADIGVAMGVTGTEVTKEAARMILADDNFATIVQAVREGRGIFSNIRKFLRYLLSSNMGEVLTVFLGVVGAGVIGLTAADGHGPAGALVLPLLATQILWINLITDSAPALALGMDPPSANTMHRPPRKLGDRVIDGAMWSGVIQTGLVMALATLLTIDLFLPGGLLPGEHDLTTARTAGFTVLVLAQLFNCFNVRSEDTSAFRGLGSNPWVWGAVLLSVLLQVAVVHVSWLNTAFGTAPLTPEHWALCAAMASTVLWHGELRKLVRRGMRNR from the coding sequence ATGCCGACCGACGCGCAGACGCCCGCCCCCGCCGATCCGCCCTTGCGGCAGGACGACCCGAGCCTGCTGCCTGCCGATGCCGTACTGCAGCACGCCGGCACCGACTGCGAGCGCGGTCTTGACAGCGCCGAAGCGGCGCGCCGGCTGGAGCAGGATGGCCCCAACGCACTGGCCACGGTGGCGCCGGTTCCGGGCTGGCGCAGGTTCCTGCAGCAGTTCCATGATCCGCTGATCTACCTGCTGCTCGCAGCCATCCTGATCACGCTGGGGGCCTGGGCCATCGAGGGCTACCAGGGCTGGCCGGTGGATGCGGTGGTGATTGCTGCCGTGGTGCTGGTGAATGCGCTGATCGGCTATGTGCAGGAGGCCAAGGCCGAGAACGCGGCGGCAGCGCTGGCGCGCATGACCGAGGTGACGGCAGGCGTGCTGCGCGACGGCGCTGTAACGCGCGTGCCCAGCCAGCAACTGGTGAAGGGCGACATCCTGGTGCTGGCCGAAGGCGATGCCGTGGGCGCCGACGCGCGCCTGCTGCAGGCCAATGCGCTGCGCGTGCAGGAGGCCTCGCTCACCGGGGAAAGCGAGGCGGTGCTGAAGGATGCGGCGGTGCTGCAGGCGCCGACCTCGCTGGGCGACCGGCTGAACATGGTCTACAAGGGCACGGCAGTGGCGGGCGGTACCGGTCTGGCCGTGGTCACCGCCACCGGCATGGACACCGAAATGGGTGCCATCGCCCATATGCTCGCCACCGGGAAGGAAGACGACACCCCCTTGCAGAAAGAGGTGCGCTATATCGGCCGCATGCTGGGCATAGCCGTGATCGTGATTGCCGTTGCGGTGATCGGCACGCTGTTGTGGGTGGGCCATGTGGACTCGCTGCAGGGCGTGGTGACGGCGCTGCTGTTTGGCGTTTCGCTGGCGGTGGCGGCGGTGCCCGAGGGGTTGCCCGCCATCCTCTCGCTGGTGCTGGCGCTGGGCGTGCAGCGCATGGCGGAGCACAAGGCAATCGTGAAGAAGCTGTCTTCGGTGGAGACGCTGGGCTCGGCCTCGGTGATCTGCACGGACAAGACCGGCACGCTGACCAAGTCCGAAATGACGGTGGAGCGCGTGATCAGCGCATCCGGAGAAAGCCATGTGACGGGCGTGGGCTATACGCCGGACGGACAAATACAGCATGCAGGCGCTGTGCTGGAGCAGGGGCCGTTGCATTCCGAACATCGCGCGGTGCTGACCGGCGGGTCGCTCGCCAGCAATGCCACGCTGCGTGACTGCGGCGAGGGCATCTGGGAGATCCAGGGGGATCCGACCGAAGCGGCGCTGCTGGTGGCCGAGCGCAAGCTGGGCGTGGAGGGTGCGCGCAGCGGGCGCTTCGAGCGCGTGGCCGAGATTCCGTTCGACTCCGAACGCAAGCTGATGTCGGTGATCGTGCGCGACAAGCAGCACGACCACATCCTGCTGGTGACCAAGGGCGCGCCCGATGTGCTGTTGCAGCGCTGCACGCACCAGCGCGTAGGCAACGAGGTGCAGCCGCTGGACGACGGCGCCGTGGAGCAAGCCCAGCGCGATATAGAAGCGATGTCGGGCGATGCGCTGCGCACGCTGGCGGTGGGCTACCGTGTGCTGCCGGGCGATGCCGCGGCACAGCCCTCACCCGAACTGGAGCAGGACCTGGTGCTGGCCGGCATGGTCGGTATCATCGACCCGCCGCGCCCCGAGGCGGCGCAGGCCATTGCCGAGGCGCGCGCCGCCGGCGTGCGCGTGATCATGATCACCGGCGACCATCCGCGCACCGCGCAGCGCATTGCCACCGATCTGGGCATCATCGAGGCAGGCGAGACGGTGCTGACCGGCGATGCGCTGGACGAGCTGCTGTCGCTCGGCGATGCAGCAATTGCCAAGGCGGTGCGCAGCACCTCCGTCTATGCGCGCGTGGCGCCGGAACACAAGCTGCGCATCGTGCAGGCGCTGCAGGCCGACGGCCATATCGTGGCCATGACGGGGGACGGCGTGAACGATGCGCCCGCGCTCAAGTCGGCCGATATCGGCGTGGCCATGGGCGTGACCGGCACCGAGGTGACCAAGGAAGCGGCGCGCATGATCCTGGCCGACGACAACTTCGCCACCATCGTGCAGGCGGTACGCGAGGGGCGGGGGATTTTCAGCAATATCCGCAAGTTTCTGCGCTACCTGCTGTCGTCCAACATGGGCGAGGTGCTGACGGTGTTTCTGGGCGTGGTGGGGGCCGGCGTGATCGGGCTGACGGCTGCCGATGGCCATGGCCCGGCGGGCGCGCTGGTGCTGCCGCTGCTGGCCACGCAGATCCTGTGGATCAACCTGATCACCGATTCGGCGCCGGCGCTGGCGCTGGGCATGGACCCGCCGAGCGCCAACACCATGCACCGGCCGCCGCGCAAGTTGGGCGATCGCGTGATCGATGGCGCCATGTGGTCGGGCGTGATCCAGACCGGGCTGGTGATGGCGCTGGCCACGCTGCTGACCATCGACCTGTTCCTGCCGGGCGGCCTGCTGCCCGGCGAGCACGACCTGACCACGGCGCGCACGGCCGGATTTACCGTGCTGGTGCTGGCGCAGCTGTTCAATTGCTTCAACGTGCGCTCGGAAGACACCAGCGCCTTCCGCGGGCTGGGCAGCAATCCGTGGGTGTGGGGCGCGGTGCTGCTCTCGGTGTTGCTGCAGGTGGCGGTGGTGCATGTGTCGTGGCTGAATACCGCGTTTGGCACGGCGCCGCTGACGCCGGAGCATTGGGCGCTGTGCGCGGCCATGGCGAGTACGGTGCTGTGGCATGGGGAGTTGCGCAAGCTGGTGCGCAGGGGGATGCGGAATCGGTGA
- the fumC gene encoding class II fumarate hydratase, translated as MPTSRTEHDSMGPVEVPVDRYWGAQTQRSLEHFPIGTDRFRWTRPMVRALGILKQAAARANAELGELPADLAQAIDAAAQEVMDGTLDAHFPLVVFQTGSGTQSNMNANEVIANRAIEQLGGELGSKTPVHPNDHVNRGQSSNDTFPTAMHIAVVEQVQQRLLPVVRTLNATLQQRAQMFDDVVKTGRTHLQDATPITLGQEIGSWVAQIEQALAGVERSLGGLHALAIGGTAVGTGLNAHPRFGETCAAHIASITGQPFHAADNKFAALSAHDALVDCSASLRTLAGALFKMANDVRWLASGPRCGIGELRIPENEPGSSIMPGKVNPTQCEALTMVCAQVFGNDAAVAFAGTQGNFQLNVYKPVMVHNVLESIALLADASLAFERYCAAGIEPDRARIREHLERNLMLVTALNPHIGYDAAARIAKHALARGMTLRAAALELGLVTPEQFDAWMDPMAMAKPHQDRPTLRGVSPG; from the coding sequence GTGCCAACCAGCCGCACCGAACACGACTCCATGGGTCCCGTTGAAGTCCCTGTCGATCGCTACTGGGGCGCCCAGACCCAGCGCTCGCTGGAGCATTTCCCCATCGGCACCGACCGTTTCCGCTGGACGCGCCCGATGGTGCGCGCTCTGGGCATCCTCAAGCAGGCCGCCGCGCGCGCCAATGCCGAACTGGGCGAACTGCCAGCCGATTTGGCCCAGGCCATTGATGCCGCCGCACAGGAGGTCATGGATGGCACCCTCGACGCCCATTTCCCCTTGGTCGTCTTCCAGACCGGCTCCGGCACACAATCCAACATGAATGCCAACGAGGTGATCGCCAATCGCGCCATCGAGCAGCTGGGAGGCGAGCTGGGCAGCAAAACGCCGGTGCATCCCAACGACCATGTCAACCGCGGACAGTCGTCCAACGACACCTTTCCCACCGCCATGCATATCGCCGTGGTGGAGCAAGTGCAGCAGCGCCTGCTGCCTGTCGTGCGCACGCTTAACGCGACGCTGCAGCAGCGTGCCCAAATGTTTGACGATGTGGTCAAGACCGGCCGCACGCACCTGCAGGACGCCACCCCGATCACGCTGGGACAGGAGATCGGGAGCTGGGTGGCGCAAATCGAACAGGCGCTGGCGGGCGTGGAGCGTTCGCTGGGCGGCTTGCACGCGCTGGCGATCGGCGGCACGGCGGTGGGCACGGGTTTGAACGCGCATCCGCGCTTTGGCGAAACCTGCGCCGCGCATATTGCGAGCATCACCGGCCAGCCCTTCCATGCGGCCGACAACAAGTTTGCCGCGCTGTCCGCGCACGATGCGCTGGTGGACTGCTCCGCCAGCCTGCGCACGCTGGCAGGAGCGTTGTTCAAGATGGCCAACGACGTGCGCTGGCTCGCCAGCGGCCCGCGCTGCGGCATCGGCGAGTTGCGCATTCCCGAGAACGAGCCAGGCTCGTCCATCATGCCGGGCAAGGTCAATCCCACGCAGTGCGAGGCGCTGACCATGGTGTGCGCGCAGGTATTCGGCAACGATGCGGCGGTGGCCTTCGCCGGCACGCAGGGCAATTTCCAGCTCAATGTGTACAAGCCGGTGATGGTGCACAACGTGCTGGAGAGCATTGCGTTGCTGGCTGATGCCAGCTTGGCCTTCGAGCGCTACTGCGCCGCCGGCATCGAGCCGGACCGGGCGCGCATCCGGGAGCATCTGGAGCGCAACCTGATGCTGGTGACTGCTCTGAACCCGCACATCGGCTATGACGCCGCGGCACGCATTGCCAAGCATGCGCTGGCTCGGGGCATGACCCTGCGGGCAGCGGCGCTGGAGCTGGGGCTGGTCACGCCGGAGCAGTTCGATGCGTGGATGGATCCGATGGCGATGGCAAAGCCGCACCAGGATCGGCCGACACTTCGAGGCGTTTCGCCGGGGTAA
- a CDS encoding toxin-antitoxin system TumE family protein, whose protein sequence is MADQKVIDDVHYISRKRGNGQLRREVWIDQQGKITRYNLAYINQALHAGDNGRVVGYDNQHGYHHRHYFGQVTPVEFVSFEDTEERFKADWLALRSTA, encoded by the coding sequence ATGGCTGATCAAAAGGTGATTGACGATGTTCATTACATCTCCCGCAAGCGTGGCAACGGCCAGTTACGCCGCGAGGTGTGGATAGACCAGCAAGGCAAAATCACCCGCTACAACCTCGCCTACATCAATCAGGCCTTGCATGCGGGAGACAATGGGCGCGTTGTGGGTTATGACAACCAGCACGGTTACCACCACCGCCATTACTTCGGCCAGGTCACGCCGGTGGAATTTGTCAGTTTCGAGGATACCGAAGAACGGTTCAAGGCCGACTGGCTGGCCTTGAGGAGTACAGCATGA
- a CDS encoding HTH domain-containing protein: MSEVTIKTAGESEFFRRGKRLSKLADAGQPLPAQHVVSFEDPADMLSLLTPAKLELLRSVKEAPASITIIAARLQRDRSAVKRDVDQLESAGLVIVETKTLPGHGRMKEVRPVARSFRLEALVA, encoded by the coding sequence ATGAGTGAAGTCACCATCAAGACAGCAGGCGAAAGCGAATTTTTCCGCCGCGGCAAACGGCTGAGCAAACTTGCCGATGCTGGTCAGCCCTTGCCTGCACAGCATGTGGTGAGCTTTGAAGACCCTGCCGACATGCTCAGCCTGCTGACGCCCGCCAAGCTGGAGCTACTGCGCAGCGTCAAGGAGGCTCCCGCCTCCATCACCATCATCGCTGCCCGGCTGCAGCGTGATCGGAGCGCCGTCAAGCGGGATGTGGACCAGTTGGAGAGCGCCGGACTGGTGATTGTGGAAACGAAGACTTTGCCGGGGCATGGGCGCATGAAAGAAGTGCGGCCCGTGGCGCGCTCGTTTCGGCTGGAGGCGTTGGTGGCTTGA